The genomic region CGGTTGGTGACCATTTGTTTGAAACTCTGGTCATGAATATTCTCTCCTCCCCTTCAAGCTTAAATACAACTAATTTATAGCTAACCAAAGTAATTATTCAATTATTACAAACTTAATTATTTACCATTTTACATTTATCACATCCTCTACCAAACAGGCAAGGCAGTACTACCAACCACCTATATAAGGGAAGGGTAAAAATGTAAATAAGAAGAAAGAAAAAGATTGAGTGTCAGTGAGTTAAGTCTGGGTTCGCACTCACTCTCAGAAATCCCTGGATTTCACTGCAGTCTGGATGCGTCTCATTCACAAAAAAAGTAATTTAGTTTTTTGGTAAATAATCAATTCAATTAAAATCAGGACCATATATGGAAAGAATATGAGTAGCAATCGGCATCTTTCTTCGTGCTCTCCACGAAAGGGACTTTGCTCTTTACAGACACTATAATCACACATTTTTCTTCACATTTCAAATTTGACCACTCTGCCCTTTTGGCCCTTGACTTGGATTCTAAGCAAGTGTAGTTACTAGGGTCACTAGGAAGCACAGAATCGCCGAGAGACACGCGCTTCTCGCTTCCGAAGCGGAAGCGAAGCGAAAACGCCGTGGAAGCGGCCGGAAGCGGTCGGAATCACGCTTCCGGAAAAAGCAGATATGGGAGCGCGACGGAAGCGCAAGCTTCCGGATTTGGAAGAGCGACGGTGGAACTTATGTAGAAAGCGCGACCTCCATCTCGTCGTCGTTCATCTTCAGTCTGGTCGTTGCCGCCGTCGCTCTTGTCTACGGATCTACTCTCAGGGTAGACTCAGAGGTATCGTCTGGGTCTGCCAATGGGTGGTGTTGAGGGGTTTGGATTTTCCCGATTTGTTACACAGGATGGAAGATGATCGCCATATGAGGGAGAAGAGAGAGCGAGTAAAGAGAGAAGAAAGATGGAGAAGATGAGGGAGGAGAGAGACAAGAGTGAAGCCAGTCTTGATTGGTTTGCTATTGATTGATAGTGCGGTGGTGCAAACCGTAGAATACGAATTCTTCTTATGAGAAGAAATCCAATACATGCACCTCCATACAAAGAAGTAGTGTTTCCCTTCCTCAAATACCCAAAAACTACTCCATCCAACAGCAACATTTTATTTCATATATTCTAATATATATATTATATTTATTTTATTCCGCGCTTCCAAAATGCTTCCGCTTCCAAGTATTTTTGAAAAAAAACGCTTCCACGTTTCCAAACGCTTCGCTTCTACGCTTCCGCTTCCGCTTCCGATTCCATGCAACGTAGTAGGGTCACCATTTTCACAACAAGAAACCGAAACCGCCCCGAACAGCACCGTTGGCTTTAGATTAGTTTGGCCGGCGGATTAGACTCGACGGTGACGAAATATATTCGGATTCTAGTCCAGATTTGGTTGGAGTAACCAAATCAGGCTATATCCAGATTCTAGTCGGATTTTGGGTCAATTTGCATATGCATAGGTTAACCACTGCTGAATGAGGTGGATTACATATGCATACATAGGTTGGAATTGGTATTAGGTAGGAAAATAATACATTACTAGGAAACAAGACAAGACAGAACTCAAAGGTGGAGACTTTAATGGAAAACAAAGAGCAGTGTTGAGATTAGTTTTCCTCCTACCTGTTGTAAACTGGCTGGTTGAACAAGTGAACTAACTCTTGACCCAAACCAGTCCACATTTCAATGATGAGATCACCATACTTACAATACCTACAAGATCAAAATTTCTTACAGAACAAACCCAAGTTTCTGGGATCATTACTGTTGCCCTTCGCAACTGTTTACGCAATGCCTATTATCAGTGTCAACCCTTCCATGTAAGCAAGAGGCTCTTAGCTTTAGAGGTCTCAAACAACTCTGCTGAATATGCCAATACAGAGAGATGACCGTCTTTGCTGTTCTTGGTCCATTAGATGGTGACACTACGGTCAATAATGTCCAGCAGGCTAAGAATTCAGTTGGAAACAATGTCCTTCAAAATCACCCAACTTGAGGGCAAAATACTGAATCAAGCAAATTTCTGAGAGGATAGGAACTAAAGGATTCGACAACTTTGTAGCATCGATAGAGTCAAGATAAGAGGTTGAAATCTTACACGTTCTCGATCACAATAATCTACCATATTGTCGAACACCATAAGGTTTTTCCAAATACAATAGAACGCAACTAGAATCTCCAGATGATGAGAAAATTATAACAATAGCAAACAGACCAGCAAGAGCAAGGAAATAAGTAAATAAAATAAGGGTGAAAAATGGACAGGAGACACCAGTTAATTGATCTTCAATAAGTGATTTAATGTTAGATTAGCATTAATGTTTATGTCACGTCTTCAAATCCTTTTGGCATACAAAGCACAAGGGTGGCAATTGATTTGATAATGATACGGGATAATAGCCTGAACAAGTAGGTAACTGACAGTTAGGTATGGGTAACCAAGCTACCCATCAAATGCAGTAGCTCCTCATGCTTGGCCTTTGTTACATGTAGCTCCGATGTTACCTATATGTCCAGAAAATATGTTAAAATGGATAGACAGAGCTCCAAGACTGAATTAGTTTACAAAACCAAACTTGTAAGAAGTTTTTCTCTTCCAGGCAAACTGGTAAGAAGTTTTTCTCTTCCAGGACATTTTCCACCCTTTGCAGGTTTCAAAGAAATTAGACACAAACCAATTGCTAAAATTAGCAAATACGTATTTTTGAGGAGGAAGACTTTGATGACCAGAAACTGATACGACTTCACCCCTATACTCTATGGTTCATATTCTTTTCAAAACAAAGACCGGGGTCTTCAGAACAACACAAAGCTATTGATAAAGTTTAAATTGTATTGTAAAACCTGAGCCATTCCAAGGTTAGAATTGAAGTAAGAGTATTAAAATGAGTATTCCCTTAACGATCCAAATTCCAGAGACACAAGAATTAACAGGCCTAGTCCACATAGACATCCCTCCAAACAACAAGAGTCTACATAGATTCATACACTAACCAAAGCCAGTGAACATTTGTAAAGAAAAAAATTGCTCACCTCTTTGAAGATTTCACTACGAGAAGTCTCCTCAAATCCCTATACCAACCATAGGCGAGTTTAGTAAAACAAGTCCAAATCTACTTAAAGCATTTATACTACGAGAGGACAACATTGCATCATAATTTGTAGCTGTTTAAGAGAAACATAGACAGAGAAATACCAGTTTCTGGAACAAGCTAAGAGATCCGCCATTTGATTCTCCAATTTTAACACGGAAAAGGTGAATTCCCAAATTCACAACTGCAAATGCCATCATCAGCAAGACAGATTCCTTCCCATGTCCTTTACCACGACTATGCTAGCAAGAGCAAAAAGTTCAATAATTAGATCAAGATGGAAGGGATATAGTTCCACAAGTGAAAACATGAAAGGACTCGGTAGTTGTACATTCCAGATGACGACATTGATATAAATGGCATCCACAAAAACAAGTAGAAAACCAAGGTAATGGGATTGGCAATAAATCAAGAACTTCAGGCAGGTACCTTTTAGGTTCAGCTATCATTATTTCGACCTCTCCCATTTGGGGATCATCCAGGTCATTCATATATAAATTCACATCACCTACCATGGCTGGCAAAGAGCACACCGTTACTCACTCATAAATCAAAATGCAAAACAAAGTCCATCGTGCATGTAAACTTATCACAAATCTACAGCTACAACCATGCAAATCATTCGAAAATATCTTCTTTCTCTGTGCTTTTCTGTTGAGGCATTGAGCTTCTAACACACAAGAACTGACAAACATGTCTCAGCAGCCAAGCAGGTAGTAGTAATTTCATGAAAAAGACAATACAATTCGTCTAACCTTCCTCATGAGCCTCTCCATGTTTGAACTCTCCCACAATCAATTGTTT from Fragaria vesca subsp. vesca linkage group LG3, FraVesHawaii_1.0, whole genome shotgun sequence harbors:
- the LOC101314159 gene encoding N-acetyltransferase 9-like protein-like; translated protein: MMKEKESVSLEGKKVILVPYMKEHVPKYHEWMQDPALLQATGSEPLTLDQEYQMQLTWTQDPNKQTFIVLDKQLIVGEFKHGEAHEEAMVGDVNLYMNDLDDPQMGEVEIMIAEPKSRGKGHGKESVLLMMAFAVVNLGIHLFRVKIGESNGGSLSLFQKLGFEETSRSEIFKEVTSELHVTKAKHEELLHLMGSLVTHT